One genomic segment of Longimicrobium sp. includes these proteins:
- a CDS encoding ATP-binding protein, protein MQKALPSAITTVTSTRSCAVVSPADGEGAGTRPAPPALSDPARLALLRATELMDGAPDEAFDRWTRLAARLLGTRMAFVNLLDDQQQFSLSRVAGGEGPASRSIPARESVCMHALASGEPLAIPDTRRDARTAGAGAVQSLGMVAYLGVPLVAAEGQTLGTLCVAEPAPRQWTADEEGLLRELAAAVEAEIAIRLELRARRAAEEQLRESEERFRQFAEHIPQVFWMADPEFTRGLYVSAAHERTWGFPAQRWLRDPSSILEVVHPDDRERVAGAIAGHEFVERLEYRILRPGGEVRWLVSRGFPVTDGDGAIYRVAGITDDITDQKRADAALRAARDEAERANRVKSEFLSRMSHELRTPLNAVLGFAQLLEQDVERPDDRESVEQILRAGRHLLNLVDEVLDIARIESGTIALAVERVPLADVVRSSADLVRPLAAQRGIRLDADAVYACGFHVFADAQRLTQVLLNLLSNAIKYNREGGSVILTCIADRDRIRLEVCDTGTGIAPHHLECVFDSFERLGAERLGVEGAGLGLPLSRGLAQLMGGDVGARSRPGEGSTFWIDLPRARNPADSGEAHAPAHDALAGER, encoded by the coding sequence GTGCAGAAGGCCCTTCCGTCCGCCATCACGACCGTCACGTCCACCAGGAGCTGCGCCGTAGTGAGCCCCGCTGACGGCGAGGGTGCCGGCACCCGGCCCGCACCGCCCGCCCTTTCCGATCCCGCACGCCTGGCGCTGCTCCGCGCGACGGAGCTGATGGACGGTGCTCCCGACGAGGCCTTCGACCGCTGGACGCGCCTTGCGGCCCGGCTGCTCGGGACGCGGATGGCCTTCGTGAACCTGCTCGACGACCAGCAGCAGTTTTCGCTCAGCCGGGTGGCGGGTGGCGAGGGGCCGGCAAGCCGCAGCATCCCGGCCCGCGAGTCGGTGTGCATGCACGCCCTGGCTTCCGGCGAGCCCCTGGCCATCCCCGACACGCGCCGCGACGCGCGGACGGCCGGCGCGGGGGCCGTCCAGTCGCTGGGGATGGTCGCGTACCTGGGGGTTCCCCTGGTGGCCGCCGAAGGGCAGACGCTGGGCACGCTCTGCGTGGCCGAACCCGCGCCCCGCCAGTGGACGGCGGACGAAGAGGGGCTGCTCCGCGAGCTCGCGGCCGCCGTGGAGGCCGAGATCGCCATCCGCCTGGAGCTTCGGGCGCGCAGGGCGGCCGAGGAGCAGCTGCGGGAAAGCGAAGAGCGGTTTCGCCAGTTCGCGGAGCACATCCCCCAGGTGTTCTGGATGGCCGACCCGGAGTTCACCCGCGGGCTGTACGTGAGCGCGGCGCACGAGCGTACCTGGGGGTTCCCGGCCCAGCGCTGGCTGCGGGACCCCAGCTCCATCCTGGAGGTGGTGCACCCGGACGACCGGGAGCGGGTGGCCGGGGCCATCGCCGGGCACGAGTTCGTGGAACGGCTCGAGTACCGCATCCTTCGCCCCGGCGGCGAGGTGCGGTGGCTCGTTTCGCGGGGCTTTCCCGTGACGGACGGCGACGGCGCGATCTACCGCGTGGCCGGCATCACCGACGACATCACCGACCAGAAGCGGGCCGACGCGGCGCTCCGGGCGGCCCGGGACGAAGCGGAGCGGGCGAACCGGGTGAAGAGCGAGTTCCTGTCGCGCATGAGCCACGAGCTTCGCACCCCGCTCAACGCGGTGCTGGGCTTCGCGCAGCTGCTGGAGCAGGACGTGGAGCGCCCGGACGACCGCGAAAGCGTCGAGCAGATCCTGCGCGCGGGGCGGCACCTGCTGAACCTGGTCGACGAGGTGCTCGACATCGCCCGCATCGAGTCCGGCACCATTGCCCTGGCCGTGGAGCGGGTGCCGCTCGCCGACGTCGTGCGCAGCTCGGCCGACCTGGTGCGCCCGCTCGCGGCGCAGCGGGGGATCCGCCTTGACGCCGACGCCGTGTACGCCTGCGGCTTCCACGTTTTTGCCGACGCGCAGCGGCTGACGCAGGTGCTGCTGAACCTTCTTTCCAACGCCATCAAGTACAACCGCGAAGGGGGCTCCGTCATCCTCACCTGCATCGCCGACCGCGACCGCATCCGGCTGGAGGTGTGCGATACCGGCACGGGGATCGCGCCCCACCACCTGGAGTGCGTCTTCGATTCGTTCGAGCGGCTGGGGGCCGAGCGGCTGGGGGTGGAAGGCGCCGGCCTGGGGCTCCCGCTTTCCCGCGGCCTCGCGCAGCTCATGGGGGGCGACGTGGGGGCGCGCAGCCGCCCGGGCGAGGGGAGCACCTTCTGGATCGACCTCCCCCGCGCCAGGAACCCGGCGGACTCGGGCGAGGCACACGCGCCGGCGCACGACGCCCTGGCCGGGGAGAGGTGA
- a CDS encoding hybrid sensor histidine kinase/response regulator produces the protein MPIAAETLAASRILIVDDEPANVLLLRRVLERRGYHALHTTTDPRQALPLVAEQQPDLVLLDLHMPHVDGFAILSEIVSRAGDEYLPVLVITADATPQARERALSTGARDFVTKPFDFAEIVLRVGNLLETRHLQRALQRQAAALEQRVLERTAALEEALARAEAASRAKSQFLANISHELRTPLTALRGSIGLLGRAAGGALPPAAARLLEISGSNTERLARLVEDLLLLQSLDSGEARPGRFEVNVAAVVNEVVQNYASRADQRGVRLGVQVPGALRPLLSDGSCLREILERLLDNAVRFTEAGEVCVRVIAADGDAAAVEVADTGPGIAPDRLRSIFDRFEQADNSDARAHGGLGLGLTIARGTAELLGFRLRAESEPGRGSTFVLELSAEGNGEPAR, from the coding sequence ATGCCGATTGCCGCCGAGACCCTGGCCGCGTCGCGGATCCTGATCGTCGACGACGAACCCGCGAACGTGCTCCTGCTGCGGCGCGTGCTGGAGCGAAGGGGGTACCACGCGCTGCACACGACCACCGATCCCCGCCAGGCGCTCCCGCTGGTGGCCGAGCAGCAGCCGGACCTGGTGCTGCTGGACCTTCACATGCCGCACGTGGACGGGTTCGCCATCCTGAGCGAAATCGTGAGCCGCGCCGGCGACGAGTACCTGCCCGTGCTGGTGATCACGGCCGACGCCACGCCGCAGGCGCGCGAGCGCGCCCTTTCGACGGGGGCGCGCGACTTCGTCACCAAGCCCTTCGACTTTGCCGAGATCGTCCTGCGCGTGGGCAACCTCCTGGAAACGCGCCACCTGCAGCGGGCGCTGCAGCGGCAGGCGGCGGCGCTGGAGCAGCGCGTGCTCGAGCGCACCGCCGCGCTGGAAGAGGCGCTCGCCCGGGCCGAGGCGGCCAGCCGCGCCAAGTCGCAGTTCCTGGCCAACATCAGCCACGAGCTGCGCACGCCGCTCACGGCGCTGCGCGGCTCCATCGGCCTGCTGGGCAGGGCGGCCGGGGGCGCCCTCCCCCCCGCCGCCGCGCGCCTGCTGGAAATCTCCGGCTCCAACACCGAGCGGCTGGCCCGGCTGGTGGAAGACCTGCTCCTCCTGCAGTCGCTGGACTCCGGCGAAGCGCGGCCGGGGCGCTTCGAGGTGAACGTGGCGGCGGTGGTGAACGAGGTGGTTCAGAACTACGCGTCGCGCGCAGACCAGCGCGGGGTGCGGCTGGGGGTGCAGGTGCCCGGCGCGTTGCGTCCCCTGCTGAGCGACGGCTCCTGCCTGCGCGAGATCCTGGAAAGGCTGCTCGACAACGCCGTGCGGTTCACCGAGGCCGGCGAGGTTTGCGTGCGGGTGATCGCCGCGGACGGGGACGCGGCGGCGGTGGAGGTCGCCGACACCGGGCCGGGAATCGCGCCCGACCGCCTGCGCTCCATCTTCGACCGGTTCGAGCAGGCCGACAACAGCGACGCCCGGGCGCACGGCGGCCTGGGGCTGGGACTGACGATCGCCCGGGGCACCGCCGAGCTGCTGGGGTTCCGGCTGCGCGCCGAGAGCGAGCCCGGCCGCGGCTCCACCTTCGTCCTGGAGCTGTCAGCCGAGGGGAACGGGGAGCCCGCGCGCTGA
- a CDS encoding PAS domain S-box protein produces the protein MNGSHHPGLVALSVLIAVAASHVALGLGNRVAAARGRAMLAWLAGGALAMGAGIWSMHFVGMLAFRVPGVVIGYDVVLLFASMAIAVAASAAALYVVSRAAPRRVTQAAAALPMGVAIAGMHYTGIAGMHLGARVEWNRALVALSIAIAVAASFVALGLATRFRSEPSRRDRHLRLGASIVMGGAIAGMHYTAMAAARFVPGGASATVMADDVLATRGLAAAVAGGTALILVIAVAASLAARELAHRAALVGEVKRLYATARESAEQYRLLFDGNPHPMCVYDPETLALLAVNETAVRDFGYSRAELLAKTLRDLHPAEHHGALARHVEAAAGADTVTMWKLRRKDGTLVDVQVDARAIVYQGRPARLGLIHDVTDRARAQEHERELVGASAARVAAEEARHTVEELFESITDAFFAFDLEWRATYVNRNAEALLSKPREAVIGTLIWELYPSIRGTPLEAELRQAAAERRGGDVEVPSRLKPGHWFHLHYAPTSTGAVVYIRDVTERKQAEESLLEERRRLAEAQRVARIGSWEWDLETNRIDWSDEHFRLWGFEPRSFVPTREAVKACTHPDDRASVADATQAAIRSPGPFQHEHRIVRADGEVRVMDTRGEVIANEAGQAVRVVGTSQDITERKRQEAALNRATAALDASMDGICVISGDGVFEYLNQAKARMLGYDGPEQLLGRSWRTVYPPDEVLRIEEEVLLLVELTGRWRGELVAMRRDGSTFPAAASMTKLEGSGWVGVDWDITATKQAEDELRRRGEMVKLLQMAATTSNESATLEQALGRVVEQVCRFTHLAIGHAYVRDDRTGELVPTNLWCEEWPERSRPFRESTRDARFAPGQGLPGRALAGGAPVWLEDVTLDPGFSRARAAREASLHTGFAIPVRAGSEVVAVLEFFSEARLRPDGLLLDTLSNVGTQLGRVAERTRAERELRAAREEAERANRAKSEFLSRMSHELRTPLNAILGFGQILEMEVRSEDDRESAEQILRAGRHLLGLIDEVLDLARIEAGAALVSVAPVAVRQTVAECLDLLRHMGQQRGVAIEAGDALASDAVVLADPQRLKQVLLNLLSNAIKYNRPGGVATVSAERAGGAALRIVVADTGAGISPEKLHRLFVPFDRLDAEQSGVEGTGLGLALSRGMMGAMGGTLGVHSEEGRGSRFWAELPLVLPAAGHAPEPEAPHDEPSRTVLVIEDNLANLRLVERVFQRRPAVRLLSAMQGSLGLDLAREHRPDLVLLDMDLPDLSGDEVLAQLRQDPALAHVPVVMVSGDAIPAQVQRLLEMGAQGYITKPFDIQELLREVDVHLGRAS, from the coding sequence ATGAACGGCTCCCACCACCCGGGGCTGGTCGCCCTTTCGGTGCTGATCGCGGTGGCCGCGTCGCACGTGGCCCTGGGGTTGGGGAACCGCGTGGCCGCGGCGCGCGGGCGGGCGATGCTGGCCTGGCTCGCCGGGGGGGCGCTGGCGATGGGAGCCGGCATCTGGAGCATGCACTTCGTGGGGATGCTCGCCTTCCGCGTTCCCGGCGTGGTGATCGGCTACGACGTGGTGCTCCTCTTCGCCTCGATGGCCATCGCGGTGGCGGCGTCGGCGGCCGCGCTGTACGTGGTGAGCCGGGCTGCGCCGCGAAGGGTGACGCAGGCCGCCGCGGCCCTCCCCATGGGCGTGGCGATCGCCGGGATGCACTACACCGGCATCGCGGGAATGCACCTGGGAGCCCGGGTGGAATGGAACCGTGCGCTCGTGGCCCTGTCCATCGCCATCGCGGTGGCCGCTTCGTTCGTGGCGCTGGGCCTGGCCACGCGCTTCCGCTCGGAGCCGTCGCGCCGCGACCGCCACCTGCGCCTGGGCGCCAGCATCGTGATGGGAGGGGCCATCGCGGGGATGCACTACACCGCGATGGCCGCGGCGCGGTTCGTTCCCGGGGGCGCGTCGGCGACGGTCATGGCCGACGACGTGCTCGCCACCCGCGGGCTCGCCGCCGCCGTGGCCGGGGGAACGGCGCTCATCCTGGTGATCGCGGTCGCGGCCTCGCTGGCGGCGCGGGAGCTGGCCCATCGCGCCGCGCTGGTGGGCGAAGTGAAGCGCCTGTACGCCACGGCCCGGGAAAGCGCGGAGCAGTACCGCCTGCTCTTCGACGGAAACCCGCACCCCATGTGCGTCTACGACCCGGAAACGCTAGCCCTGCTGGCCGTCAACGAGACGGCGGTCCGCGACTTCGGGTACTCGCGGGCGGAGCTGCTGGCGAAGACGCTGCGCGACCTTCACCCGGCGGAGCACCACGGGGCGCTGGCCCGGCACGTGGAAGCCGCCGCCGGGGCCGACACGGTGACGATGTGGAAGCTCCGCCGGAAGGACGGCACTCTCGTCGATGTGCAGGTGGATGCGCGCGCGATCGTCTACCAGGGGAGGCCGGCGCGGCTGGGGCTGATCCACGACGTCACCGACCGCGCGAGGGCCCAGGAGCACGAGCGGGAGCTCGTGGGCGCGTCCGCCGCCCGGGTGGCCGCCGAGGAAGCGCGGCACACCGTCGAGGAGCTGTTCGAAAGCATCACCGACGCGTTCTTCGCCTTCGACCTGGAGTGGCGCGCCACGTACGTCAACCGCAACGCCGAGGCCCTGCTGAGCAAGCCGCGCGAAGCGGTGATCGGAACGCTGATCTGGGAGCTCTACCCGTCCATCCGCGGCACGCCCCTGGAAGCCGAGCTTCGCCAGGCCGCGGCCGAGCGGCGGGGGGGCGACGTCGAGGTCCCGTCGCGGCTGAAGCCCGGCCACTGGTTTCACCTCCACTATGCTCCCACCAGCACCGGCGCCGTCGTCTACATCCGCGACGTGACGGAGCGGAAGCAGGCGGAGGAGTCGCTCCTGGAAGAGCGCAGGCGCCTGGCCGAGGCGCAGCGGGTGGCCCGGATCGGCAGCTGGGAGTGGGACCTTGAAACCAACCGGATCGACTGGTCCGACGAGCACTTCCGCCTGTGGGGGTTCGAGCCCCGCAGCTTCGTTCCCACCCGCGAGGCCGTCAAGGCCTGTACGCACCCCGACGACCGGGCGAGCGTGGCCGACGCCACCCAGGCCGCCATCCGCTCCCCGGGGCCGTTCCAGCACGAGCACCGGATCGTCCGCGCGGACGGGGAGGTCCGGGTGATGGACACCCGCGGCGAGGTGATCGCGAACGAGGCGGGCCAGGCGGTTCGCGTGGTGGGGACCAGCCAGGACATCACCGAGCGCAAGCGGCAGGAGGCCGCGCTGAACCGCGCCACGGCCGCCCTGGACGCCAGCATGGACGGCATCTGCGTCATCTCCGGCGACGGCGTGTTCGAGTACCTTAACCAGGCCAAGGCCCGGATGCTGGGCTACGACGGGCCCGAGCAGCTCCTGGGGCGGAGCTGGCGAACGGTGTACCCCCCGGACGAGGTGCTGCGCATCGAAGAGGAGGTTCTTCTCCTCGTCGAGCTGACGGGGCGGTGGCGCGGCGAGCTCGTGGCCATGCGGCGCGACGGCAGCACCTTTCCGGCGGCCGCGTCCATGACGAAGCTGGAGGGGAGCGGGTGGGTGGGCGTGGACTGGGACATCACCGCCACCAAGCAGGCCGAAGACGAGCTGCGGCGCCGGGGAGAGATGGTGAAGCTGCTGCAGATGGCGGCCACCACGTCGAACGAATCGGCCACCCTGGAGCAGGCGCTGGGCCGCGTCGTCGAGCAGGTGTGCCGGTTCACCCACCTGGCCATCGGCCACGCCTACGTGCGCGACGACCGGACGGGCGAGCTGGTCCCCACCAACCTCTGGTGCGAGGAGTGGCCGGAGCGTTCCCGGCCCTTCCGCGAATCCACCCGCGACGCGCGCTTCGCCCCGGGGCAGGGGCTTCCCGGGCGGGCGCTGGCCGGCGGGGCGCCGGTGTGGCTGGAGGACGTGACCCTCGACCCGGGCTTTTCACGTGCGCGGGCGGCCCGCGAGGCGAGCCTGCACACCGGTTTCGCCATCCCGGTACGCGCGGGCTCCGAGGTGGTGGCGGTGCTGGAGTTCTTTTCCGAAGCCCGCCTGCGCCCCGACGGGCTGCTCCTGGACACCCTGTCGAACGTGGGTACCCAGCTCGGGCGCGTGGCCGAGCGCACGCGGGCCGAGCGCGAGCTTCGCGCGGCGCGCGAAGAGGCCGAGCGGGCCAACCGGGCCAAGAGCGAGTTCCTGAGCCGCATGAGCCACGAGCTGCGCACCCCGCTGAACGCCATCCTGGGCTTCGGGCAGATCCTGGAAATGGAGGTGCGCAGCGAGGACGACCGCGAGAGCGCCGAACAGATCCTGCGGGCGGGGAGGCACCTGCTGGGCCTGATCGACGAGGTGCTGGACCTCGCGCGCATCGAGGCCGGCGCGGCCCTGGTGTCGGTGGCCCCCGTCGCGGTGCGGCAGACCGTGGCCGAATGCCTGGACCTCCTGCGGCACATGGGCCAGCAGCGGGGGGTGGCGATCGAGGCGGGCGATGCGCTGGCCTCCGACGCGGTGGTGCTGGCGGACCCGCAGCGGCTGAAGCAGGTGCTGCTGAACCTGCTTTCCAACGCCATCAAGTACAACCGGCCCGGCGGGGTGGCCACGGTCTCGGCCGAGCGCGCGGGCGGCGCGGCGCTGCGCATCGTGGTGGCCGACACGGGCGCGGGGATCTCGCCCGAAAAGCTGCACCGGCTCTTCGTTCCCTTCGACCGTCTGGACGCGGAGCAGTCGGGGGTGGAGGGCACCGGGCTGGGGCTGGCCCTATCGCGCGGGATGATGGGGGCCATGGGCGGCACCCTGGGCGTGCACAGCGAGGAAGGGCGGGGAAGCCGGTTCTGGGCGGAGCTGCCGCTCGTGCTCCCCGCCGCGGGGCACGCCCCGGAGCCCGAGGCGCCTCACGACGAGCCGTCGCGGACGGTGCTGGTGATCGAGGACAACCTGGCCAACCTGCGGCTGGTGGAGCGGGTGTTCCAGCGCCGGCCCGCCGTGCGCCTGCTTTCGGCGATGCAGGGGAGCCTGGGGCTGGACCTGGCCCGCGAGCACCGCCCCGACCTGGTCCTGCTCGACATGGACCTGCCGGACCTTTCCGGCGACGAGGTGCTGGCGCAGCTGCGCCAGGACCCCGCCCTGGCGCACGTTCCCGTGGTGATGGTCAGCGGCGACGCCATTCCCGCGCAGGTGCAGCGGCTGCTGGAGATGGGCGCACAGGGCTACATCACCAAGCCGTTCGACATCCAGGAGCTCCTGCGCGAGGTGGACGTGCACCTGGGCCGCGCGAGCTGA
- a CDS encoding hybrid sensor histidine kinase/response regulator yields the protein MSAPFRGPSVDPSPAAGTGALHSVLHARLLVVDDEPANVLLLERIVRRAGYTEVRSTTDSRTAMAHVSEFRPDIVLLDLNMPFVDGFALLGEIARAVPEGSYLPVLVLTANVSRDARERALSSGAHDFVTKPFDPAEVLLRIRNLLQTRFLHLGLEAQLRHAQKLEVIGRLTSGIAHDFNNLLTSIRGNAQLLLMEAPEGDPAREDLREIDDAVDRAVALIRQLMAFSRKQPPEMREVHLNAVIAGLRNTLLRLLGNEVRLQVSADPALGPVLADPGQVEQVIMNLVVNARDAMPGGGTLTIATRNDGAEALLSIGDTGVGIPPEARDRIFEPFFTTKDEGQGTGLGLSIVSGIVEQSRGRIEVASDAGRGTTFTLAFPRVEPAAPASAPAAAEHGGLVGGTEAVLVVDADERVRAVLRKVLFRAGYRVFEARGAREALDFARDFAGAIDLLVAGLHLPGMDGVELSHRLASERPSLRTLLLGMEGEGVPAGGAPGRAVLRMPFTPHALGRSVRDLLAEAAP from the coding sequence ATGAGCGCCCCCTTCCGCGGCCCCTCCGTGGATCCCTCCCCGGCGGCGGGCACCGGCGCCCTGCATTCCGTCCTCCACGCCCGCCTGCTGGTGGTGGACGACGAGCCGGCCAACGTGCTCCTGCTGGAGCGGATCGTCCGCCGGGCGGGCTACACCGAGGTGCGGTCGACGACGGATTCGCGCACGGCCATGGCGCACGTTTCCGAGTTCCGCCCCGACATCGTGCTGCTGGACCTGAACATGCCTTTCGTGGACGGGTTCGCCCTGCTGGGCGAGATCGCGCGGGCGGTGCCCGAGGGCAGCTACCTTCCCGTGCTCGTGCTCACCGCCAACGTGAGCCGCGACGCACGCGAACGCGCCCTGTCGTCGGGCGCCCACGACTTCGTCACCAAGCCGTTCGATCCCGCCGAGGTGCTCCTCCGCATCCGCAACCTGCTGCAGACGCGCTTCCTGCACCTGGGGCTGGAGGCGCAGCTCCGGCATGCCCAGAAGCTGGAGGTGATCGGCCGGCTGACCAGCGGGATCGCGCACGACTTCAACAACCTGCTGACCTCCATCCGCGGCAACGCCCAGCTGCTGCTGATGGAGGCGCCCGAGGGCGACCCCGCGCGCGAAGACCTGCGCGAGATCGACGACGCCGTGGACCGCGCCGTGGCGCTGATCCGCCAGCTGATGGCCTTCAGCCGCAAGCAGCCGCCGGAAATGCGCGAGGTGCACCTGAACGCGGTGATCGCCGGCCTGCGGAACACCCTCCTGCGGCTGCTGGGGAACGAGGTCCGCCTGCAGGTGTCGGCCGACCCCGCCCTGGGCCCGGTGCTGGCCGATCCGGGGCAGGTGGAGCAGGTGATCATGAACCTGGTGGTGAACGCGCGCGACGCCATGCCCGGCGGGGGCACCCTCACCATCGCCACCCGGAACGACGGGGCCGAGGCGCTCCTGTCCATCGGCGACACGGGGGTGGGAATTCCGCCGGAGGCGCGGGACCGCATCTTCGAGCCCTTCTTCACCACCAAGGACGAGGGGCAGGGCACCGGGCTGGGGCTCTCCATCGTCAGCGGCATCGTCGAACAGAGCCGCGGGCGGATCGAGGTGGCGAGCGACGCCGGCAGGGGCACCACCTTCACCCTGGCCTTTCCGCGGGTGGAGCCGGCCGCCCCGGCCTCCGCTCCCGCCGCGGCGGAGCACGGAGGCCTGGTGGGCGGCACCGAGGCGGTGCTGGTGGTGGACGCCGACGAGCGGGTGAGGGCGGTGCTCCGCAAGGTGCTCTTCCGGGCCGGGTACCGCGTGTTCGAGGCGCGGGGCGCGCGCGAGGCGCTGGACTTCGCGCGCGACTTCGCGGGCGCCATCGACCTGCTGGTCGCCGGGCTCCACCTTCCCGGGATGGACGGGGTGGAGCTTTCGCACCGGCTGGCCTCCGAGCGCCCGTCCCTGCGGACCCTCCTGCTGGGGATGGAAGGGGAGGGGGTGCCGGCCGGCGGCGCCCCCGGCCGGGCGGTGCTCAGAATGCCGTTCACCCCCCACGCCCTCGGCCGGAGCGTCCGGGACCTGCTGGCGGAGGCGGCGCCATGA